From Nitrospirota bacterium:
TAAAGGAAGACATTCTCATCAATTTTGCTTTTTCTTATATAATCAGGTTCTGATAAAACTGCTTTAACAATTGCTTCTTTATTTTCCATTACTCTGTGCTTGATATCAACTACGTAGTTCCAGTATTCTTTTGTTGTTCTAACTGTAACATTTAAAGGCGTCTTTATAGCAAAAAGTATTTCCGAGTTCAAGAATTTGTTCCTTACTCCTTTGTCACTTTTTTATCTTCCCAACTGCATCT
This genomic window contains:
- a CDS encoding DUF4258 domain-containing protein, which produces MNSEILFAIKTPLNVTVRTTKEYWNYVVDIKHRVMENKEAIVKAVLSEPDYIRKSKIDENVFLYYKLEDKLYYVVVRHEGTEGFLITAYPTDKVKEREIIWTK